TCTTTGTACTTTATTTTATCACTTAAAGCAAAAAGTTCATAATTTATTTTATCAAAAGAACCTTTTATATTTCCTTTTATATTTAAATCTCCTGTTAAATTTGAACTAGTTATAACTTCCTGAATATTTAACTTTTGATTAGGAAGTTCTATTTCTAAATTATTTTCTCCTAAATCAACATACCCTTTAGAATATATTATATTTTTTCTATCGCTATCCTTTAGAGTTATTTCTGATAATTTTATTTTTTTATTCTTAAAATCTCCTTGAAAATATATCAAAGGAATATTTTTACTTTTATATTGCATTTGGCTTAAAGTTCCTCTAAATTTTCCGAATATATTTTTTTTATTAATATTTCCCGTCAACTTTCCTATTAATTTTCCTTTGCTTCCTGTAATATTTTTAATAAGATCTGATTCAAAAATATCAATATCATAACTTCCTATTTCTTTTTCTAAATAATACTTAAAGTTTAAAACATTATTATTAATTTTAAAATCATCTGAAAAAACAGTTTTATTTAAATAGCTAATTTGTCCTGAAAAATTTAAAGGAATATTATCTTTTATATAGATTTCCCCTTTATCTATTTTAATTTCACTATATAAATTATCTTTTTTCCCATAAATTTTTCCATAAATATTTTCAATATTATAACTATAATTTTTAAAATCAATAAATTTCTCATCTAAATTTTTTAAATTAAATTTAAAATCAGACAATGTGCTTTTAATATTATAATTTCCACTTAAATTTAAATATCTATTATTTAAATTTAATATATTTATTTCATTATCAAAATAACTTAAACTCGATTTTAATCCTCGAAACATATAATCTTTTATCTTTACAGTATTTATTTGACCGTCAAATAATATCTTTACTTTATCTTTTTTAGATATTTTTAGTTCTCCAAAAATACCTTGAATATTTAATTTATTCTTTTCATCCTTATAATCAATTTTTTTTAAGTCAATGTTTGCTAAGTGATTATTTTTACTGCCTCTAATCTCACCTTTTAAATCTATATTAACTAATTTTTCTTTTATCTCTAGAGTTAGATTATGTAGTTTAAAATTAAAATTATACAAAAAATTTTTTAAATTTAACTTACCTTTTATTTCGCCTTTTTTTTCTTCTTTAAGTTTTATTTTACCATTAAACTCTACCTCTTCGTCATTATTTTTTTTCATATTCAAAACAATATTTTTATCTTCTAATTTAGCATTAAAAAATCCTTTTAAACTTAATATTTTTTTATCTCTCAAACTATATTTAAACTTAAAATTATTATCTTGATTCAAATCTAATATTTTATTTTTATAATCATAATTTCCTTTTAAGTAAAATAATTTAGAATTTAATTTAAAATTAATTCCATCTCTTACTAATTTAAAATCAAAACCTAAGTTTATATCTGAAAATATTTTTTTAGGATCTTTTATCGTAAATTTTAATTGACCTAATTTATTCTTATATTTTAAATCGGTCACTATCTCTTTACTAATTTTATTTTTAGGAATATCCAATGTTACTGTTGATTTAAGATTTTTTAGTTTAAATTCTTCATCTTCATATATAAAATTACCATGTATATTATCTATTTTAACTTTATTTTTTTCTATTCCTTTTGGACTATAAAAAAATATATCTACCTTTAGTTTATCTTTATATTTTAAATTAACATCAACTTCTCCAAAATATATTTTGTTTAATTTTAAATTTAAATCATTTAAATATTTATATGATGATGCTGTATCATAGGACAAATCTTTAAATTTAAAATTAATATCTGTTCCTTCTTTTTTACTATATTCTAAATTAAATAAACCTTTCTCTTTATCTCCTAATAAATAATCTCCATCTATTTTTATTTTTTCGCCTAAAAATTTTAAATCTAAATTTACATTTGAAATTGGAAGAAAAATATCACTATATCTTGCTTTTCCATCACTAAGTTTTCCCTTTCCAAAATATCCTTCTGGATTTATTCTAAAATCTATATTCAAATTTCCTGATATATTAGTTATTTCTCCTTTACTGTCATAAGCATATTGAAATATTGATTGATTAATTTTAATATTTTTAGCTATAATATTAAAATCATATCTTTTTTTTAATGTATTAAAATTTAAACTATATTTTTCTTCTCCATTATTTCCTGTAGCATTAATATCTATAGAATATCCTTTAAAAAACTCTATAGTTGAATCTACATTTTTTGCCCTCATTTTAATTTCTTTTGTATAGCTCTTATCAATATATAAAACATCTGCATCTGAAATATTGATTTTTTTTAAAATAGGATTATAAGTATTTTTTTTCTCTTCTTTTTTTAATTTTTTGTCTGATGAATTTATTTTTACAAAAATATGAGCAAAATTATAATAATTATCCTTTCTTATAAAGATAACTTTAGGTTTATAAACATTTATATTTTCTATTTTAAAATTATCATATTCTATTTCAACTTTTGGAATTTCTCCTGCTTTTATATTATCATAGTCATATAAATCTACATTTTTCAAACTTATTTTACCTTTTCTATAATCGCTTCCTTTTTCAAAAACTAATTTTTCTATCTTTATATTCCCTCTTGTAAATAATTTAAAAGCATAACTAACAAATAACTCAGTTTTATAAATAGAAAGATAAAATATAAAAGAAATAAAAAAAAGAGGGAGAATTACAAACAATGTTTTTCTATGTTTTTTCATATAATTAATCATTGTACTCATCTCCTTCTTTTTTCTTTTTATAATGGTCTCTTTGCAGGAATCCCTGTTTTACGTGGATATTTTTTATTTGTTTTCTCTTTTTTTATTATTTCTAATATTACTCTTGGTTCTAATGAATAAGGCAACTCTTCTATAAAACTATTTTCTAAACTTGATTTTAAAATAGTTAAGGCATTAGAACTACTATTTTCTTCTTTTGTTCCTATCATTTTTTGGGGTAAAAATTTTCCTTGTACCTTTAAAAAAGGAATAATATATTCTAAAATTATATTTAATTTTGAAACCCCTCTACAAAATCCAAGATCATAAGTTTCTCTATTCTTAGAATTTATAAACTCTTCTGCTCTGATACTAATCGCTTCAACATTTTCAATTTTTAATTCTTCTTTTACTTGATTTAAAAACTTAATTTTTTTCCCTACAGAATCAATTAAAGTAAAATGTATTTTAGGATTACAAATTGCCAGAACCATACCTGGAAACCCTGCCCCTGTTCCTATATCTATTGCCTTTCCTGATTTTAAATTGAAATGTTTCATTAATAAGAGAGAATCTAAAAAATGTTTTTCAATTATTCCTTTCTCATCTCTTATTGCTGTTAAATTTGTATGAGAATTATATTCCATTAATAATTTAAGAAACTTCATTAAATTATCTACTTTTTCTTCCGATATTTCAATTCCTATTTTTTTTATTCCTTCTATTAAATATTTTTCCATTAATTTTTTCCTCTCATTTTTAAATATATAAGTAAAACTTGAATATCTGCTGGTGAAACTCCTGATATTCTAGAGGCTTGTCCTATATTTAAAGGTCTTATCCTTTTTAGTTTTTCCTTTGCTTCTCTTGGGATATTCCCTAAAGAATCATAATCCATATCTTCTGGTATTTTTTTATCTTCTAAATTTTTATGTTTTTGTATATTTTTCATAGAACGTTCAATATATCCTGAATATTTAACTTGTATTTCAATTTGATATTCTATATCTTCTAAATAATTTTCTAAATTAAATTCTTTTATTAATTCACTTACATATACAACATCTTTATAAGTTACTGCTGGTCTTCTTAAAAATTCAAATAATGTTATACCATTATTAATTGGCTTTTCATTATATTTCATTAAAATTTCATTAACTCTAGGATTGCTACTACCAATATATTGTTTTTTTAATTTTTCAATAACTTCTTTTACTTTTTCTTCTTTAAAACAAACTCTTTTATATTCCTCTTCTTCAACTAATCCTATTTCATACCCTAATTTAGTTAATCTTAAGTCCGCATTATCTTCTCTTAAAATTAATCTATACTCACTTCTTGCAGTAAACATTCTATAAGGTTCATCTGTACCTTTTGATACTATATCATCAATTAATGTCCCTATATATGAATCTGCTCTATCTAGTATAATGGAATCTTTCCCTTGGATTTTTCTAGCTGCATTTATTCCCGCCATAATTCCTTGAGCTGCCGCTTCTTCATAACCTGATGTTCCATTTATTTGACCAGCAGTATATAAATTCTTTATTTTTTTACTTTCTAAAGAATAAGTTATTTCCTCAGTATCTACATAATCATATTCAATTGCATAAGCATATCTCATTATTCTTGCATTTTCTAATGCAGGGATAGCCTTCATAACTTCATATTGAACCTCTGCAGGTAATGAATTAGAAAGTCCGCTCACATAAATCTCATTTGTATCATACCCTTCTTTTTCTAAAAAAAGATGATGTTGAGTTTTTTCAGGATATTTAAATATTTTATCTTCTACAGAAGGACAATATCTAGGTCCTGTTCCCTGTATAGTTCCATTATATAAAGGTGACCTATCTTTATTTTTTCTAATTATTTCATGAGCTTTCTCATTTGTATGAAGAAGATGACAAGAAATTTGTTTTCTTTTAGATAATTCTTCATAAGACGAATGTGTGGAGAATCTTAATTGACTTTTATCTCCTGGTTGTTCTTCTGTTTTAGAAAAATCTATTGTTCTTTCATCTACTCTAGCAGGAGTTCCTGTTTTGAATCTTCCTAACTTTATTCCTAATTTATCTAATGCG
This genomic interval from Fusobacterium sp. JB019 contains the following:
- the rsmG gene encoding 16S rRNA (guanine(527)-N(7))-methyltransferase RsmG, whose translation is MEKYLIEGIKKIGIEISEEKVDNLMKFLKLLMEYNSHTNLTAIRDEKGIIEKHFLDSLLLMKHFNLKSGKAIDIGTGAGFPGMVLAICNPKIHFTLIDSVGKKIKFLNQVKEELKIENVEAISIRAEEFINSKNRETYDLGFCRGVSKLNIILEYIIPFLKVQGKFLPQKMIGTKEENSSSNALTILKSSLENSFIEELPYSLEPRVILEIIKKEKTNKKYPRKTGIPAKRPL
- the mnmG gene encoding tRNA uridine-5-carboxymethylaminomethyl(34) synthesis enzyme MnmG, giving the protein MLDFDVIVIGAGHAGCEAALAPARMGLKTAIFTISLDRIGYMSCNPSLGGPAKSHLIKEIDALGGEIGRNIDKTFIQIRVLNTKKGPAVRSLRAQADKPRYTIEMKKTLENTENLETIQGIVTDLIVKDGKVTGVKTKEGVEYSSKAVIIATGTFMRGLIHIGESHFSGGRMGELSSEELPCALDKLGIKLGRFKTGTPARVDERTIDFSKTEEQPGDKSQLRFSTHSSYEELSKRKQISCHLLHTNEKAHEIIRKNKDRSPLYNGTIQGTGPRYCPSVEDKIFKYPEKTQHHLFLEKEGYDTNEIYVSGLSNSLPAEVQYEVMKAIPALENARIMRYAYAIEYDYVDTEEITYSLESKKIKNLYTAGQINGTSGYEEAAAQGIMAGINAARKIQGKDSIILDRADSYIGTLIDDIVSKGTDEPYRMFTARSEYRLILREDNADLRLTKLGYEIGLVEEEEYKRVCFKEEKVKEVIEKLKKQYIGSSNPRVNEILMKYNEKPINNGITLFEFLRRPAVTYKDVVYVSELIKEFNLENYLEDIEYQIEIQVKYSGYIERSMKNIQKHKNLEDKKIPEDMDYDSLGNIPREAKEKLKRIRPLNIGQASRISGVSPADIQVLLIYLKMRGKN